A stretch of the Proteus sp. ZN5 genome encodes the following:
- a CDS encoding carboxylate/amino acid/amine transporter produces the protein MWLLVITTLLWAASFSLIGEYLAGQVDSWLSVLIRVSLAALVFLPFLRWKGIRFKVILLYMLVGACQLGIMYLFVFHAYNYLTVAEFLLFTVLTPLYVTLIYDLLERQKLRWGYAFSSLLAVLGAAIIRYDHLSDDFWYGLLLVQLANIFFAIGQVGYKRLMEVHPIPQHHAFSWFYLGAVMVSLVGALCFADWQKMPTTSLQWGVLLWLGIGASGIGYFMWNYGATQVDAGTLAIMNNMMVPAGLLVNFSIWQQHPNWPSFIIGASLIVASLWIHRRWIRRPALQKEDC, from the coding sequence ATGTGGTTGCTCGTTATTACAACACTGTTATGGGCAGCCTCTTTTAGCCTGATCGGCGAGTATCTCGCGGGTCAGGTTGATAGCTGGCTCTCTGTTCTGATCCGTGTTTCTTTGGCTGCTTTGGTCTTCTTGCCTTTCTTACGTTGGAAGGGGATCCGCTTTAAAGTGATTTTGCTTTATATGCTCGTGGGAGCTTGCCAACTCGGTATTATGTACCTGTTTGTCTTCCACGCTTATAACTATTTGACTGTTGCTGAATTTCTACTTTTTACCGTATTAACACCACTTTATGTCACGCTAATTTATGATTTATTAGAGCGTCAGAAATTACGTTGGGGTTATGCATTTAGCTCATTATTAGCGGTATTAGGTGCGGCAATTATTCGCTATGACCATTTGAGTGATGATTTTTGGTATGGGTTGTTATTAGTGCAACTAGCTAATATTTTCTTTGCTATTGGTCAAGTGGGTTATAAACGACTAATGGAAGTGCATCCTATTCCACAACATCATGCATTTTCTTGGTTTTATCTTGGTGCAGTTATGGTGTCATTGGTGGGTGCATTGTGTTTTGCCGATTGGCAGAAAATGCCAACAACATCACTACAATGGGGTGTTTTACTCTGGTTAGGAATTGGCGCTTCTGGAATAGGGTATTTCATGTGGAACTACGGTGCCACACAAGTTGATGCTGGAACCTTAGCTATTATGAATAACATGATGGTTCCAGCCGGGTTATTAGTGAATTTTTCTATTTGGCAACAACATCCAAATTGGCCAAGTTTCATCATAGGCGCGAGCCTGATTGTTGCATCACTTTGGATCCATCGACGCTGGATACGCCGACCTGCTTTACAAAAGGAAGATTGTTAA
- a CDS encoding Na+/H+ antiporter: MEIFFTILILILVVSVSGVITKLIPFRVPLPLIQIVIGALLAWPQFGLHVTFDPELFLVLLIPPLLFVDGWKTPTREFIQNGREIFILVLVLVMVTVVGIGYLIYWMMPSIPLISAFALAAVLSPTDAVALSSIVGKGRIPKRIMGILEGEALMNDASGLVALKFAVAVAMGTMVFTVGGATLEFFKVAVGGLLAGIGVTLLYSKSLRLMSRWSGDDPATQIVFMLLLPFASYLIAEHIGFSGILAAVAAGMTISKSGVIRNAPLAMRLRADSVWSMLEFVFNGLVFIMLGLQLPIIWTSSVIQADLDPEVEVWMLFAAVFVIYFALLILRFTWLWLMKKISRIFMKKHPLDFANYTTRELWLSSFAGVRGAITLAGALSIPLFLTDGSTFPGRYQIIFIAAGVILLSILVGIISLPFLLKGVKATDKEADKNEVRYARKVMAEVAIVSLNKMEERLAASTEEQLDAEEINEVASRVTGYLRRRTANQDEMVHNALEEDLERRFRLTALRAERGELYHLRATRKISNETLQLLLHELDLMEALLVEKDS; this comes from the coding sequence ATGGAAATTTTCTTTACTATTTTGATTTTAATACTGGTGGTTTCAGTTTCGGGAGTTATCACAAAATTAATTCCCTTTCGTGTTCCGTTACCATTAATACAGATTGTGATAGGGGCTTTATTGGCATGGCCTCAGTTTGGTTTACATGTCACTTTTGATCCTGAATTGTTCCTCGTTCTATTGATCCCACCTTTGCTTTTTGTTGATGGTTGGAAAACACCGACACGAGAATTTATCCAAAATGGGCGTGAGATTTTTATTCTTGTGCTTGTTTTAGTGATGGTGACAGTCGTTGGTATCGGTTATCTGATTTATTGGATGATGCCAAGTATTCCTCTTATTTCTGCTTTTGCATTGGCAGCCGTACTTTCGCCAACGGATGCGGTCGCGCTTTCGTCCATTGTCGGCAAAGGGCGAATACCTAAACGAATAATGGGTATTTTAGAGGGTGAAGCATTAATGAATGATGCTTCAGGTCTGGTTGCCTTGAAATTTGCGGTTGCTGTGGCAATGGGCACAATGGTGTTTACTGTTGGCGGCGCCACTCTAGAGTTTTTTAAAGTCGCTGTAGGGGGATTACTCGCAGGTATTGGTGTCACCTTGCTTTACAGTAAATCTCTACGATTAATGAGTCGTTGGAGTGGAGACGATCCTGCTACACAAATCGTCTTTATGTTGTTGCTGCCTTTTGCTTCTTATTTAATTGCAGAACATATTGGTTTTTCAGGTATTTTAGCCGCTGTTGCTGCCGGTATGACTATCAGTAAATCCGGCGTTATCCGTAATGCACCTCTTGCGATGCGCTTACGTGCTGATAGCGTGTGGTCAATGCTTGAATTTGTCTTTAATGGCCTTGTCTTTATTATGCTTGGCTTACAACTTCCTATTATCTGGACAAGCTCTGTTATTCAAGCGGATCTTGATCCTGAAGTTGAAGTCTGGATGTTGTTTGCAGCAGTGTTCGTTATCTACTTTGCACTGCTGATCTTGCGATTTACATGGTTATGGCTAATGAAGAAAATTAGCCGGATCTTTATGAAAAAACACCCACTTGATTTCGCTAATTATACAACGCGTGAGTTGTGGTTATCGTCATTTGCAGGTGTTCGTGGTGCTATTACGCTTGCGGGTGCGCTCTCTATTCCACTATTTTTAACCGATGGCAGTACATTCCCAGGGCGTTATCAAATTATCTTTATTGCTGCTGGTGTTATTTTATTGTCGATTTTAGTGGGTATTATTTCTCTTCCTTTCCTATTAAAAGGCGTGAAAGCAACCGACAAAGAAGCTGACAAAAATGAAGTTCGTTATGCACGTAAAGTGATGGCAGAAGTGGCAATTGTCAGCCTAAATAAAATGGAAGAGCGTTTAGCGGCAAGCACTGAAGAGCAGTTAGATGCGGAAGAAATTAATGAAGTGGCTTCTCGTGTAACGGGCTATTTAAGACGCCGTACTGCAAATCAAGATGAAATGGTTCATAACGCGTTAGAAGAAGATCTTGAAAGACGTTTTCGCTTAACGGCGTTACGTGCTGAACGTGGTGAACTTTATCATCTAAGAGCGACGCGAAAAATCAGTAATGAAACGCTCCAATTATTGCTACATGAATTGGATTTAATGGAAGCATTGTTAGTAGAGAAAGATAGTTAA
- a CDS encoding GNAT family N-acetyltransferase, whose translation MQEIKIRHGEPDDASAIQQLYTHPDLYICTCQFPYPSVTMWKKRLLEFSEQNIPNFVATIDGQVAGHLALIIDNHPRRRHIVSFGIGVGAEYSGKGVGKLLINTAIDYAFNWLAATRLELEVYSDNERGLHLYKKLGFEVEGIRRKAAFRDGKYCDVVMMSMLRTIE comes from the coding sequence ATGCAAGAAATAAAAATACGCCACGGTGAACCTGACGACGCATCAGCAATTCAACAGTTATATACACATCCTGATTTATATATTTGTACTTGCCAATTTCCTTATCCTTCAGTCACGATGTGGAAAAAAAGGTTACTTGAATTTTCAGAGCAAAATATCCCTAATTTTGTTGCAACCATTGATGGTCAAGTTGCGGGACATTTAGCACTGATAATCGATAATCATCCTCGTCGTCGCCATATTGTCAGTTTTGGTATCGGTGTCGGCGCTGAATATTCAGGGAAAGGTGTCGGTAAATTACTCATCAATACAGCAATTGATTATGCTTTCAATTGGTTAGCAGCCACACGATTAGAGTTAGAAGTGTATTCTGACAACGAAAGAGGTTTGCATCTCTACAAGAAGTTAGGCTTTGAAGTTGAAGGTATTCGTCGTAAAGCAGCGTTTAGAGACGGAAAATATTGTGATGTTGTTATGATGTCTATGTTAAGAACAATTGAATAA
- a CDS encoding NCS2 family permease: MSANQSATTGKLDSYFKLTARGTTVRKEMIAGLTTFLAMVYSVIVVPSMLGQAGFPHTAVFIATCLVAGLGSLLMGLWANLPMAIGCAISLTAFTAFSLVLGQNISVPVALGAVFLMGCLFTVFSLTGIRTWILKNIPIGIAHGAGIGIGLFLLLIAANSVGLVVKNPFDGLPVAMGKFTSFSVLMSLAGLAAIFGLEKRKVPGGVLLVIVAISIIGLIFDPNVKYQGIFKMPQLGEDGLSLLFAMDIKGALQPLVLPSVLALVMTAIFDATGTIRAVAGQANLLDKRGQIINGGKALTSDSVSSIFAGVIGAAPAAVYVESAAGTAAGGKTGLTATVVGILFLLILFLSPLSYLVPAYATAPALMYVGLLMLGNVTKLDFSDFVDAMSGMVCAVFIVLTCNIVTGIMLGFGCLVIGRVFAGEWRKLNIGTVLITIALVAFYAGEWAI, translated from the coding sequence ATGTCTGCTAATCAATCAGCAACCACAGGTAAACTGGATAGCTATTTTAAACTTACAGCTCGCGGTACAACTGTTCGCAAAGAAATGATCGCCGGTTTGACGACATTTTTGGCGATGGTGTATTCCGTGATTGTTGTTCCTAGCATGTTAGGACAAGCCGGTTTTCCACATACCGCGGTTTTTATCGCAACCTGTTTAGTCGCGGGATTGGGCTCTCTTCTAATGGGATTGTGGGCAAATCTTCCTATGGCAATTGGTTGTGCTATTTCATTAACCGCATTTACTGCTTTCAGCTTGGTCTTAGGACAAAACATCTCTGTGCCTGTTGCTTTAGGTGCCGTGTTTTTAATGGGGTGTTTATTCACCGTATTCTCATTAACCGGCATTCGTACTTGGATCTTAAAAAATATTCCAATCGGTATCGCACATGGTGCGGGAATAGGGATAGGGCTATTTTTACTTTTAATCGCAGCAAACAGTGTTGGATTAGTGGTGAAAAACCCATTTGATGGCTTACCTGTTGCAATGGGGAAATTTACATCATTCTCTGTCCTTATGTCACTTGCCGGATTAGCCGCTATTTTCGGATTAGAAAAACGTAAAGTACCGGGTGGCGTGCTATTAGTGATTGTGGCTATTTCGATTATTGGTCTTATTTTTGATCCTAATGTGAAATATCAAGGCATCTTTAAAATGCCTCAATTAGGTGAAGATGGGCTTTCTTTATTGTTTGCGATGGATATTAAGGGTGCCTTACAACCTTTAGTTTTACCAAGTGTTCTTGCGTTAGTGATGACTGCGATTTTTGATGCAACAGGGACTATCCGTGCCGTTGCCGGTCAAGCAAACTTATTAGATAAACGCGGACAAATTATTAATGGTGGAAAAGCACTAACTTCAGACTCCGTCAGTAGCATTTTTGCGGGTGTGATTGGTGCGGCTCCTGCTGCGGTTTATGTTGAATCAGCCGCAGGAACAGCCGCTGGTGGTAAAACAGGATTAACCGCAACAGTGGTAGGTATTTTATTTTTACTGATCCTTTTCTTATCGCCTCTCTCTTATTTAGTTCCAGCCTATGCAACGGCACCTGCGTTAATGTATGTGGGCTTATTAATGTTAGGTAATGTCACTAAGTTAGATTTCAGTGATTTCGTTGATGCAATGTCAGGTATGGTGTGTGCTGTATTTATTGTTTTAACGTGTAATATCGTCACAGGCATTATGTTAGGTTTCGGCTGTTTGGTGATTGGTCGTGTATTCGCTGGTGAATGGCGTAAACTCAATATTGGTACAGTATTAATTACTATTGCTCTAGTGGCATTTTATGCGGGTGAGTGGGCAATTTAA